A window of Corallococcus macrosporus DSM 14697 contains these coding sequences:
- a CDS encoding N-6 DNA methylase, with amino-acid sequence MAPPLPLTPQQRRATLEQLSRDRLTSLSDHFGLDVGDRRVIQNHVNAIIRSRSVDFGELLGLLKREELQAICEALGLDRGGREKEVLVQRILNLGAPDGAEPPPEDAPVADRPQAGMRKQARPEKNGGDLGFEATLWQAADKLRNNLDAAEYKHVVLGLIFLKYVSDAFEEHKAQLLAEADQGADPEDPDEYRAENIFWVPREARWSQLQAQAKQPTIGKLVDDAMVAIERDNPSLKSVLPKEYARPGLDKQRLGELIDLIGSIGLGDRANRSKDILGRVYEYFLSEFASAEGKKGGQFYTPRSVVKLLVEMLAPYRGRVYDPCCGSGGMFIQSEKFVEAHGGKLGDISIFGQESNPTTWRLAKMNLAIRGIDANLGAENADSFRRDQHKDLKADYILANPPFNDSDWGGERLREDVRWKFGVPPAGNANFAWVQHFIHHLAPTGTAGFVLANGSMSSNQSGEGEIRRAIVEANLVDCMVALPSQLFYSTQIPVCLWFLARDKKNNRLRDRCGETLFIDARKLGRMIDRTHRELTDEDIARVAGIYRAWRGDKGAGKYEDIAGFCKAARLENISSHGFVLTPGRYVGAEDAQDEDEPFAARFQRLTSTLAAQFAEGARLEAEIRKQLGKVAEQG; translated from the coding sequence ATGGCTCCCCCGCTTCCTCTGACCCCACAGCAGCGACGTGCCACCCTTGAGCAGCTCTCCAGGGACAGGCTGACCAGCCTCTCCGACCACTTCGGGCTCGATGTCGGCGACCGTCGCGTCATCCAGAACCACGTGAACGCCATCATTCGGTCCAGATCCGTGGACTTCGGGGAGCTGCTTGGCCTGCTCAAGCGAGAGGAGCTTCAGGCCATCTGCGAAGCTCTGGGGCTGGACCGCGGTGGCCGTGAGAAGGAGGTTCTCGTCCAGCGCATCCTGAACCTCGGCGCACCCGATGGAGCTGAGCCCCCCCCCGAGGATGCGCCTGTGGCCGACCGGCCCCAAGCGGGAATGCGTAAGCAAGCCCGCCCCGAGAAAAACGGCGGCGATCTCGGTTTCGAGGCTACCCTCTGGCAGGCAGCCGACAAGCTCCGGAACAACCTCGATGCCGCCGAGTACAAGCATGTGGTCCTCGGCCTGATCTTCCTCAAGTACGTCAGCGACGCCTTCGAGGAGCACAAAGCCCAGCTGTTGGCCGAGGCCGACCAGGGTGCCGACCCCGAGGACCCGGACGAGTACCGGGCCGAGAACATATTCTGGGTTCCCAGGGAGGCCCGTTGGTCTCAGCTCCAGGCACAGGCAAAGCAGCCGACTATCGGCAAGCTCGTGGATGACGCCATGGTCGCCATCGAGCGGGACAACCCCAGTCTTAAGAGCGTCCTGCCGAAGGAGTACGCCCGCCCGGGGCTGGACAAGCAGCGCCTCGGCGAACTGATAGACCTGATCGGCAGCATCGGCCTCGGAGACCGGGCGAACCGCAGCAAGGACATCCTCGGCCGGGTCTACGAGTACTTCCTCTCGGAGTTCGCCAGCGCCGAGGGCAAGAAGGGCGGCCAGTTCTACACGCCCCGGTCCGTGGTGAAGCTGCTCGTGGAGATGCTGGCGCCGTACCGAGGCCGGGTGTACGACCCCTGCTGCGGCAGCGGCGGCATGTTCATCCAGAGCGAGAAGTTCGTGGAGGCGCACGGCGGCAAGCTCGGGGACATCAGCATCTTCGGCCAGGAGTCGAACCCCACGACGTGGCGCTTGGCCAAGATGAACCTCGCGATCCGGGGCATCGACGCAAACCTCGGCGCAGAGAACGCCGATAGCTTCCGCCGGGACCAGCACAAGGATTTGAAGGCTGATTACATTCTGGCAAACCCGCCCTTCAACGACAGCGACTGGGGTGGGGAGCGACTCCGCGAGGACGTCCGCTGGAAGTTCGGCGTGCCTCCGGCTGGCAACGCCAACTTCGCCTGGGTGCAGCACTTCATTCACCACTTGGCCCCTACTGGCACGGCCGGATTCGTGCTCGCCAACGGCAGCATGTCCTCAAACCAGAGCGGCGAAGGGGAGATCCGCAGGGCGATAGTCGAAGCTAACCTCGTGGACTGCATGGTGGCCCTGCCCAGCCAGCTCTTCTACTCCACGCAGATTCCGGTTTGCCTCTGGTTCCTCGCCAGGGACAAGAAGAACAACCGACTGCGCGACCGTTGCGGTGAGACCCTCTTCATTGACGCCCGGAAGCTCGGGCGGATGATCGATCGCACTCACCGGGAACTAACCGACGAGGACATCGCCCGAGTGGCAGGCATCTATCGTGCCTGGAGGGGCGACAAGGGCGCCGGCAAGTACGAGGACATAGCTGGCTTCTGTAAGGCAGCTCGACTGGAGAATATCAGCAGCCACGGCTTCGTTCTGACCCCGGGCCGGTACGTGGGCGCCGAGGATGCTCAGGACGAAGACGAGCCGTTCGCCGCGAGGTTCCAGCGGCTGACCTCGACGTTGGCGGCGCAGTTCGCGGAGGGTGCGCGGCTGGAAGCCGAGATCC